In Pseudoalteromonas nigrifaciens, the sequence TTGGTTTTCTTGATACGGAAAATGGCGTCTAAAACAATAGCGGCAATTTACTGCACAACCGGTTTTAAACATTACTAAAACACGCGATTTATACTTGTGTAATAGCCCTGGCTGCTGGTTACTTTGCTCAAGCAGGGGATCTTTATTAAAACCACTTTTAGTTAAGAATTCTTGATGGCGCGGCATAACTTGTAATAATAATGGATCGTTTGCATCGCCTTTACGCATTTTTTTTATAAATGGTATTGGCACACGAACTGGGAACAAGCTACGAGCTTTTATGTCGTTATCATGGACTTGGCTCGATAAACCGACCATTTCTAGCAACACTTTTGGGCAGGTAACTACATTTGCTAATTCTTTTTGCCAGTTTTTATGCAAATTTGCTTCATTTCTTTGTATCATTGGCACGTAGATTACTCGAAAAAATATAAATAGAGGAAACGATGGCGAATTATAGCACCAACGAGTTCAAGGGCGGCCTAAAAATTATGATGGATGGCGAGCCTAGTAGTATCATAGAAAATGAAATGGTAAAACCTGGTAAAGGCCAAGCGTTTAACCGTGTTCGTATCCGTAAACTTATTTCAGGTAAAGTACTTGAAAAAACCTTTAAATCGGGTGAATCTGTTGAAGGTGCTGATGTAATGGATACTGATTTAGCGTATTTATACACAGACGGCGAATTTTGGCATTTCATGAATAACGAAACATTTGAGCAAATTGCTGCTGACGAAAAAGCGTTAGGCGATGCGGGTAAATGGTTAGTTGAAAATGACGTGTGTACAATTACATTATGGAACGGTAATCCCATTGTAGTAACACCACCTAACTTTGTTGAGTTGGAGATCACTGAAACTGATCCGGGCCTTAAAGGTGATACAGCCGGAACTGGCGGTAAACCTGCAACATTAAGTACAGGTGCTGTAGTACGTGTTCCACTATTTGTACAAATAGGCGAAGTTATTAAAGTAGACACTCGTAACGGTGAATACGTAAGCCGCGTTAAGTAATTTTAAGCGTCGCTTTATAAAATCCTAGCTTAAAAGCTGGGATTTTTTTTGGAGAAAATATGTCAGTAAATCTTTGGGCTCCCAGTGCAAGTATTGCAACACTTAAGCAGCGAGCTGTTATTTTACGCAGTATTCGCGAGTTCTTTTATGCTCGCAATGTAATGGAAGTAGAAACCCCCAGTTTAAGCGGAGCCAGTGTAACCGATATACACTTAGTGAGTTTTAACACTCGATTTGTAGGCCCAGGGCACGCCAGCGGCCTTGAGCTATATTTACAAACCTCTCCAGAGTTTGCAATGAAGCGCTTGTTAGCGGCGGGCTCAGGGCCTATATTTCAGTTGTGTAAAGCATTTAGAAACGAAGAAGCTGGCAGCCATCATAATCCTGAATTTACTATGCTGGAATGGTATAGACCAGGGTTTGACGAATTTGCATTAATGGCTGAAATAGATGAGCTAATGCAGCTTATTTTAGATGTTGCGCCGAGTGAACGGTTAACTTACCAACACGCATTTGAACAAGTACTTGGACTTGATCCTCTTACTGCTAGTTTAGAGCAATTACAACAACTTGCCTGCGAGCAAGGGTTTGCTGATATAGCTAAAAATGAAACGCATAGAGATACCTTACTGCAGCTTTTATTTTGTATGAAAGTAGAGCCAACAATTGGCCAACATAAGCCGTGTTTTGTGTATCACTTTCCGGCATCGCAAGCAGCACTGGCACAAATTTGCGATCATGACAGTCGCGTAGCAGGGCGGTTTGAGCTGTATTATAAAAATATGGAATTAGCTAATGGCTTTAACGAGCTAACTAATGCGACAGAGCAAGCTAAGCGTTTTAATGACGATAATGAATATCGTAAACAAAATGGCTTAAAGCAAGTACCAATGGATAAGCATTTAATTGCTGCGCTTGAACATGGATTGGCGCCTTGTGCAGGGGTAGCGCTGGGCATAGACAGGCTAGTAATGTTAGCCACGCAAAAGAGTAATATAAAAGAAGTTATTGCGTTTGATGTGACAAGGGCTTAAAGCAACTTAACATGCAGGGGGGCTGTCAGTTAGTAACTAACCTCTCGCATGATCAGGCTCTACGACTAGCACATAAAAAACCGCATTTATTTTAATAAACGCGGTTTTTTAACAGAGTACTAAAAGCTGTCAGCTTTACTTTATAAATTAAGTGTAAAGGTAACGCCAGCTACACGTGGCTCACCTAGTTGGGTGTAGGTATGATCAGCGTAACCATCAAGTGGGTTGTTGCCAAACTCAAAACCGCGAGTAGGTACTGTTTCGTCAAACACGTTACGTGCCCAGGCGCGTACAGCCCAGCTATCGGCTTCATAACCTAAGCTTACATTCACTAAGTTACTGTTTGGTGCCTGTGCATTATGGCTATCTGAGAAGTAATAATCGTCTTTGCCTTCAACACCTACCATGGCATAAAGCTCGTTGGTAAGGTTATAACGAGCACTCAGTGCGTATTGATATTTAGGTGACTGTGCTTGGTCGCGACCGTCTTGGTTTAAACCCGCTTTAGTTACAAATTTATTTATTTTAGTATTTAAATAACCAGCACTACCGGTAATAAGTAAATCGTCGGTTAGCTGATAGCTACCTTCAAGTTCAAGGCCATAGTTACTGCCAGAGCTCGCGTTATCTACATAACCGGTAAACTTCTGATCTTGTACTTGCCATGACTTTAACTGAATGTTGTCGCGGTGCATGTAAAACGCAGCTAAACGTAGAATAAATTTATCATCAAGGGATGATCCCTTAACACCAAACTCACCGCTCCATAAGTATTCTGGATCAAAACTGGTGTGTTGTTTAAAAAATTCAGCATCAAGGTTTAAGCCTTCATCTTTGGCTTTAGCGAGCGCTTCTGAGTTAATGCCGCCTGCTTTATAACCACGGGTAATGCTGGTGTAGATCATGGTGCGATCAATTACTTGGTACTCAAGCGCTATTTTTCCGCCAACCATAATGTCGTCGGTATCTTCAATAAAACCGTTATTATCGGTGTAATCACCTTGGTATTGCTCAACACGTAAGCCAGTAATTAAGGTGGTTTTAGGCCCAATAGGAGTCGCTAATTGGCCATATACTGCCACGTTATTGGTTTCATACGTTGAGTTAAATGGGCTAGCTAACCAGGTATATTGGCGTTCTAAATCTACGTCGCGGTTTTGATAGTAAAGACCTGCAACCCAGTTGCCGGTTTTGCTTTTAAATTGTAAATCGACCCCTTGATCATCGCGATCGCGGCTGTAAACATCAGTTGAGCTGTAACCTTCAGGGTGCAAACCGGCGGCGCAAAGCTGTGGTTTACTCGGATCGTTACATACCCAATCTTCATCAAAGCTATAAAATAATTCACTGTCGATTGCCGATAAGCTTAGGTTTACGTCAAATAAATCAAAGCCCGTATACGTGTTATTTAGACCGATAGCGTAACTTAATTGGTTATCTTCACCGGGTTCATCGGCAACACTGTTACGGCCGTTATCAAGTGCGAAGGTATCGTAACCGTTATTAATATCAATATAGTGTAGATTTAATTCTGTGCGTAAATTGGCAGTCACTTGGCTGTTTAATTTAAAGCGAGCTACTTGCTCGTCTTGCCCTTGAGTTGGCTTATTTAGGTATAGGTTATCTACATAGCCATCTGATTTTCTACGAAAGTAGCTAACACGAGCGCTGGTATCGTCGGTTAAACCTGTACTTGCAGCAAGACCAGCTTCGCGGCTGTTATAAGTGCCTGCACCTACTTGTAGTTTTAAACTAGGATCGCTTGTTGCTTGCGCCGATTGCATTTGGATCATACCGGCCATACCGTCGGCACCAAAGCGTGTACCTTGTGGGCCACGGTAAATTTCTACTTGGTCAATATCAAATAATAATGCACTGCCACCAAGGCCTGAGTAGTTAATGCCATCAATAACTAAACCAACCGAAGGATTTATGGGGTCAACAAACTGTGAACGTAGTCCTACGCCACGAATTTGAATATAACGACCGCGAGAAGCTCCAGAAGCAAAATTAATATTGGCAGTACTCCCAAGCATTTCATCTAGGTAGGTTGCACCTCGTAAATTAACTTCATCTTCGCTAAATAAGCTGGCGCTAGCACTTAAGGTTTGAATGCTTTCTCGTTGAAAATCACCAGTAACAACAATGCGTTCTAGATCTGTATCGTCAGCGTTGGCGGTAACTGATGCACCAAACAGTGGTAATAATGCGGCGGTAATTAAAGACAAACGTAAGTTCATTAAGTTACTTAACTCCATTTTAGGGACTTGCATGGTAGCAATTATTTCAGTACATGTGCTATAAACGCGGCAATTATACGTTAAATAATTTGGATTACGAATATGACCTTTACAGTAGACTTTAAAGTGCGTGACTACGAATGCGACCTACAAGGCATTGTAAATAATAGTGTGTATTTTAATTACTTAGAGCATGCGCGCCATGAATTTTTGCATGCACATGGGGTTGATTTTGCTCAGCTTGCCAAAGATAAAATTAACCTGGTCGTGATGCGCAGCGAAATGGATTATAAACAGTCATTATTACCGGGCGATGAATTTTATGTAGCTGTAGAGCCACAACGTATTAGCCGACTTAAATTTGCTTTTAAACAAACTCTGATCCGTAAACACGATGAAAGAATAATGCTTAATGCATTGGTAATCGGCACAGCTTTAAATGAAAAAGGTCGGCCATTTTTACCAGCGCAAATAGATAATTTATTTAAAACGGATTCTGAATAAAAAAACAGCGTAATTTTCAAACTATCTTAGAATAAAATTTACACTTTAAACATGTATTTTTAACGGATTAACTCGCTAAAAATTGTTATTATTACAGTAATTAGACAAATAATTAGTAATAACATGAAATTAGCAGCAATACCCATGCTTATAATCGGTTTATGTGTTGGTTGTGCATCAACGCAAACGGTTACCTCAGAGCAGCTTAAACATACTCAATGGCAGTTATCACGTATTGATGGCCTAGCTATTCCGCCTTCGTTTAATGCGTCGGTGGGTTTTATTGAAGCACTGCAAGTCAATGGTTTTGCTGGCTGCAATAATTTTTTTGGTGAAGGTGAGCTGGACGATAGTAGCTTAACAGTTAACAAAATAGGGATGACCCGTAAGTCGTGTGGCCAACAACTTGATAAGTTTGAGCAGCAGTTACTACACGCACTGCAACAAGGCGCGCAGCTTAAAATGCAAGACCAGCAATTGGTAATGCAGGGCGAGAAAACATTTGTATTTATTGCGAAATAAAAAACGCCCTCTTGCAGGCGATTTTTAACTGGCGTACACTCAACGCTGATTTGCTAGATACTATTCGCAAATTAATAAATTACAAATACCAATTTGATACCTAAGCAACTTAGCATTGCAGCTGCAGTTATAAGTGGCAAAGGTATATTTAATAATTGGTATTAATACTTGTCGGAGTGCCTAACTAAATAATTAGTTAAGGCTGAGATCGCGAAAGCGGGATCCGTGAACCTGATCAGGCTAATACCTGCGTAGGGAACAAGCTGCCTAAAATAGGACGCTTGTGCGTCTTTTTTTATGCGTACAAGTTATACCATCCGGTATTAAGTTCTGTTGGCTGCCAAGATTGGCTATGACAGTAAACTGCCTAACCAATCTACGATCCAATAAGGCATTTTGCCTTCTCAATTCTTCGTACAAGACAACCCATAAACTATGAGGTAAGTCATGTCGAATACTGCAAAAAAATCATCGCGTCGTGAAACGCGAGCCGCTGCATCTGAATATATTTATAACTTAACGGGACAACCGTTTCCTAATTCGCATAAGGTGTATGTTGAGGGTACGCAAAACAACATCCGTGTAGGAATGCGTGAAATAACCCTGAGCGATACTTATATTGGCGGCAGTGATGAAAACCCAGTGTATGAGCCAAACGAGCCGCTACGTGTTTACGACACATCAGGCCCGTATACCGATCCAAACTTTGAGCTTGATGTACGCCAAGGCTTAGCAAAGTTTCGTGAACAATGGATTGAAAGTCGCGGTGATACCGAATTACTTGAATCAGTTACTTCACGCTTTACGCAACAACGTATGGCTGATGAAGGGCTTGATCATCTTCGTTTTGAACATTTACCTAAAATACGCCGCGGTAAAGCGGGTAAAAATGTCACGCAAATGCATTACGCACGCCAAGGCATTATTACTCCTGAAATGGAATACGTAGCGATACGCGAAAACATGGGCCGCAAAAAAATTCATGCTGAATTATTAGCCGCGCAGCATAAAGGCGAGTCGTTTGGGGCCAGTATTCCTGATTTTATTACGCCTGAATTTGTACGCGACGAAATTGCGCGTGGCCGCGCTATATTACCCAACAATATTAACCACCCCGAAACCGAACCTATGATTGTAGGGCGTAACTTTTTGGTAAAAGTAAACGCTAATATTGGTAATTCATCGGTAAGCTCATCGATTGAAGAAGAAGTAGAAAAAATGGTGTGGTCTACCCGCTGGGGTGCCGATACCGTTATGGATTTATCAACCGGGCGTTATATTCATGAAACTCGCGAATGGGTAGTACGTAACTCGCCTGTACCTATTGGCACAGTTCCTATTTACCAAGCACTGGAAAAAGTAAACGGTGTAGCGGAGGACTTAACCTGGGAGATTTTTCGCGATACGCTCATTGAGCAAGCTGAACAAGGCGTCGATTACTTTACTATTCATGCCGGTGTGCTACTGCGTTACGTACCCATGACCGCAAAACGAGTAACCGGTATTGTATCGCGCGGTGGCTCTATTATGGCAAAGTGGTGTTTAGCGCATCATAAAGAAAACTTTTTATATACCCACTTTGAAGACATTTGCGAAATTTTAAAACAATACGATATTTGTTTTTCGCTTGGCGATGGCCTTCGCCCAGGCTCGATTGCTGATGCCAACGACGAAGCTCAATTTAGCGAGCTACGCACTCTAGGTGAGCTGACAAAGTTAGCCTGGAAACACGATGTACAAGTATTTATAGAAGGCCCAGGACATGTGCCAATGCACATGATTAAGGCCAATATGGATGAGCAGCTTAAACATTGCGACGAAGCACCATTTTATACTTTAGGCCCGTTAACTACCGATATAGCACCTGGGTATGACCATATTACCTCGGGTATAGGTGCGGCCCAAATAGCGTGGTATGGCTGTGCAATGCTGTGTTACGTAACACCTAAAGAGCATTTAGGTTTGCCAAATAAGGAAGACGTAAAAGAAGGCTTAATTACTTATAAAATTGCCGCCCATGCCGCCGATTTAGCTAAAGGCCATCCCGGTGCGCAAGAGCGTGATAATGCGCTGTCAAAAGCGCGCTTTGAGTTTAGATGGCATGACCAATTTAATATTGGTTTAGACCCAGAACGTGCCCGCGAATATCACGATGAAACACTCCCGCAAGAGTCGGGTAAAGTAGCGCATTTTTGCTCTATGTGTGGCCCTAAGTTTTGCTCAATGAAAATCAGTCAAGAAGTACGCGAATATGCAAAAGATTTAGAAGCGCGTGGCATTGACCCTGCTAATGCTGCAGATACGATTACAATAAAAATGATTGATGTAGAAGCACAAATGAAAGCTAAATCGGACGAGTTTAAAAAAACCGGATCAGAAATATATCATAAAGCGATATAAGTCAGCTTAAGGTATTGGGCTGCGAGCAGCGAGGGGAGTTTAATACCTTGCTGCTCGTAGTGAGAGCTCGCAGCTAAAAGGAACTTTTATGTTTTACAATATTGCAGTGGTGGGGTTTGGTTTGACCGGTAGATTGGCGGCGCTTGAGTTGAGCAAGCAACACCGAGTTACTGTATTTGAGGCTGATAATGAACATACCCAAAACAGTGCGGGCAAGGTGGCTGCGGCTATGCTTGCTCCTCTTGCTGAGTCGGTATTGTGCGAGGCTGATTTAGCTTTAATGGGACTTGATTCTATAAAGCGTTGGCCTGGGGTTATTGATGAGCTTGATAGTGAGGTTTTTTTTCAACAGCAGGGCACATTAGTTGTCGCGCATCAGCAAGATAAAGGCGATTTACTAAGCTTTGCTCAGCGGCTAAAACCGTTAGCTAATTATACCGGGGAGTCGGTGAACTCCCAGCAAATTGAAATGTTAGAGCCTGAGCTTGCTAATCGTTTTAGTCAGGGATTATTTTTACCCTGCGACGGGCAAATAGATAATCAGGCATTTTATCAAGCCAGCTTTACACAACTTAATAAGCGCAAAGTAAAGTTTGTATTTAATCAACGGGTCACGATTAACGATAATAAAATTAATAACCGAGAGTTTGATTATATTATTGATTGCCGAGGGCTTGGCGCAAAAGATGATAAGCCTCTGCGGGGCGTACGTGGAGAAGTCGCTAGATTATACGCGCCAGAGGTGAGTTTAACGAGGCCCGTGCGCTTAATGCATCCGCGTTACCCCATTTATATAGCGCCTAAACCCAATAATGAATACGTAATTGGCGCGACTGAAATAGAGTCGCAAGATACAGGCCCAGCCACAGTGCGCTCTGCTTTAGAGTTACTTTCGGCAGCTTATACAGTGCACAGCGGTTTTGCCGAAGCGCGGCTATTAAATATTCAAACAGGATTACGCCCGGCATTTTGCGATAACCGCCCACAAGTAACACACGTTGGGCGAGTTATTAGCATTAATGGCTTATATCGTCATGGTTACATGTTAGCGCCAAGTTTAGTGGCAAATGCCCTTTTATGCATAGAGTGAAAATTAAATGAACATAACAATTAATGGTGAGTTAATAGCTATTAGCAGTAATAAGCTCATTAACTGTTTGCAAGATTTTGGTGGTGTTGCGCCATTTGCGGTGGCGATTAATGGTGAGTTTATACCGCAAAGCCAGCATAGCGATTATCAATTAACTGAGGGTGATAGTATTGAGCTGCTCTCGCCGATTCAGGGCGGATAACAGCTATGCTAAATAATGACTATTTAACTATTTATGGTGAGCAAATAAAAAGCCGATTACTAATAGGCTCGGCGCTTTACCCGTCGCCTGCAGTGATGAATGAATCGATTGTTGCATCGGGCGCTGAAATAGTCACGGTGTCGCTTAGGCGTCAGCAAAGTGCGGCTGCGGGTGATGATTTTTGGCAGTTAATAAAAAATACTGGGCTTAAAATTTTACCAAATACAGCAGGGTGTCATAGTGTTAAAGAGGCCATTACGCTTGCTAAAATGTGCCGTGAAGTGTTTGCTACCGATTGGATTAAGCTTGAACTGATAGGGGACGATTACAACTTGCAGCCCGATCCATTTGCACTGCTTGAGGCAACTAAAATACTGATTGATGATGGTTTTAAAGTACTGCCATATTGCACAGACGATTTAGTGCTGTGCCAGCGTTTAAATGCTTTAGGCTGTGAAGTATTAATGCCATGGGGTGCACCCATTGGTACAGGTAAAGGCTTGTTAAACAGTTATAATTTAAAAACAATCAGAGAGCGCTTACCAGAGACAACATTAATAGTGGATGCTGGTTTAGGTTTGCCCTCGCATGCCTGCCAAGCACTTGAACTAGGGTATGATGCAGTATTATTAAATTCGGCGATTGCTGGAGCGGGTTGCCCTATAACCATGAGCCGAGCATTTAAAGCCGCGGTAGAGGCTGGACGTTTTGCATATAACGCCAAAGCAATGCCTGAAAAAGACGTTGCAGCCCCTTCAACCCCGACTATGGGTATGCCATTTTGGCATCAAGAATAAGTGAGACGAATATGAATAACGTAGTATGGACGATTGCCGGCTCAGACTCAGGCGGTGGCGCAGGTATTCAAGCCGATATAAAAGCAATGCAAAGTTTTGGTGTGCATGGGTGCACTGCTATTACAGCACTGACTGCGCAAAATAGTTTAGGTGTTGAGGCAATTAATGCCGTATCAACCGATATTATTGAATCGCAGCTTTTGGCACTCGAAAAAGATATGAAAGCCAAAGTAATTAAAATAGGCATGCTGGCAAATGTGCAGCAAATTCAATTGATCAGTGAACATATAAGCCACTACAAAGCCAAATGGCCAGTGTCCCCTGTTATTGTTTACGACCCAGTAGCTATTGCTACTAGCGGCGATTTATTAACAGAGGAAGACACAGTAAGTGCGATTAAAGAATGCTTATTACCGCTGGTGGATGTAATAACCCCAAATACGCACGAAACTCAGTTATTAACTGGCGTGTACTTAATTGGCCCCGCAGCAATAAAAGAAGCTGCCAATAAGTTATTAAGCTGGGGCGCAAAAGCCGTGGTTATAAAAGGCGGACATTGGGATTATCCAAGCGG encodes:
- a CDS encoding META domain-containing protein; the encoded protein is MKLAAIPMLIIGLCVGCASTQTVTSEQLKHTQWQLSRIDGLAIPPSFNASVGFIEALQVNGFAGCNNFFGEGELDDSSLTVNKIGMTRKSCGQQLDKFEQQLLHALQQGAQLKMQDQQLVMQGEKTFVFIAK
- the thiS gene encoding sulfur carrier protein ThiS encodes the protein MNITINGELIAISSNKLINCLQDFGGVAPFAVAINGEFIPQSQHSDYQLTEGDSIELLSPIQGG
- a CDS encoding TonB-dependent receptor, encoding MNLRLSLITAALLPLFGASVTANADDTDLERIVVTGDFQRESIQTLSASASLFSEDEVNLRGATYLDEMLGSTANINFASGASRGRYIQIRGVGLRSQFVDPINPSVGLVIDGINYSGLGGSALLFDIDQVEIYRGPQGTRFGADGMAGMIQMQSAQATSDPSLKLQVGAGTYNSREAGLAASTGLTDDTSARVSYFRRKSDGYVDNLYLNKPTQGQDEQVARFKLNSQVTANLRTELNLHYIDINNGYDTFALDNGRNSVADEPGEDNQLSYAIGLNNTYTGFDLFDVNLSLSAIDSELFYSFDEDWVCNDPSKPQLCAAGLHPEGYSSTDVYSRDRDDQGVDLQFKSKTGNWVAGLYYQNRDVDLERQYTWLASPFNSTYETNNVAVYGQLATPIGPKTTLITGLRVEQYQGDYTDNNGFIEDTDDIMVGGKIALEYQVIDRTMIYTSITRGYKAGGINSEALAKAKDEGLNLDAEFFKQHTSFDPEYLWSGEFGVKGSSLDDKFILRLAAFYMHRDNIQLKSWQVQDQKFTGYVDNASSGSNYGLELEGSYQLTDDLLITGSAGYLNTKINKFVTKAGLNQDGRDQAQSPKYQYALSARYNLTNELYAMVGVEGKDDYYFSDSHNAQAPNSNLVNVSLGYEADSWAVRAWARNVFDETVPTRGFEFGNNPLDGYADHTYTQLGEPRVAGVTFTLNL
- the epmA gene encoding elongation factor P--(R)-beta-lysine ligase, whose product is MSVNLWAPSASIATLKQRAVILRSIREFFYARNVMEVETPSLSGASVTDIHLVSFNTRFVGPGHASGLELYLQTSPEFAMKRLLAAGSGPIFQLCKAFRNEEAGSHHNPEFTMLEWYRPGFDEFALMAEIDELMQLILDVAPSERLTYQHAFEQVLGLDPLTASLEQLQQLACEQGFADIAKNETHRDTLLQLLFCMKVEPTIGQHKPCFVYHFPASQAALAQICDHDSRVAGRFELYYKNMELANGFNELTNATEQAKRFNDDNEYRKQNGLKQVPMDKHLIAALEHGLAPCAGVALGIDRLVMLATQKSNIKEVIAFDVTRA
- a CDS encoding acyl-CoA thioesterase — encoded protein: MTFTVDFKVRDYECDLQGIVNNSVYFNYLEHARHEFLHAHGVDFAQLAKDKINLVVMRSEMDYKQSLLPGDEFYVAVEPQRISRLKFAFKQTLIRKHDERIMLNALVIGTALNEKGRPFLPAQIDNLFKTDSE
- the efp gene encoding elongation factor P codes for the protein MANYSTNEFKGGLKIMMDGEPSSIIENEMVKPGKGQAFNRVRIRKLISGKVLEKTFKSGESVEGADVMDTDLAYLYTDGEFWHFMNNETFEQIAADEKALGDAGKWLVENDVCTITLWNGNPIVVTPPNFVELEITETDPGLKGDTAGTGGKPATLSTGAVVRVPLFVQIGEVIKVDTRNGEYVSRVK
- a CDS encoding thiazole synthase, translated to MLNNDYLTIYGEQIKSRLLIGSALYPSPAVMNESIVASGAEIVTVSLRRQQSAAAGDDFWQLIKNTGLKILPNTAGCHSVKEAITLAKMCREVFATDWIKLELIGDDYNLQPDPFALLEATKILIDDGFKVLPYCTDDLVLCQRLNALGCEVLMPWGAPIGTGKGLLNSYNLKTIRERLPETTLIVDAGLGLPSHACQALELGYDAVLLNSAIAGAGCPITMSRAFKAAVEAGRFAYNAKAMPEKDVAAPSTPTMGMPFWHQE
- a CDS encoding FAD-dependent oxidoreductase, which codes for MFYNIAVVGFGLTGRLAALELSKQHRVTVFEADNEHTQNSAGKVAAAMLAPLAESVLCEADLALMGLDSIKRWPGVIDELDSEVFFQQQGTLVVAHQQDKGDLLSFAQRLKPLANYTGESVNSQQIEMLEPELANRFSQGLFLPCDGQIDNQAFYQASFTQLNKRKVKFVFNQRVTINDNKINNREFDYIIDCRGLGAKDDKPLRGVRGEVARLYAPEVSLTRPVRLMHPRYPIYIAPKPNNEYVIGATEIESQDTGPATVRSALELLSAAYTVHSGFAEARLLNIQTGLRPAFCDNRPQVTHVGRVISINGLYRHGYMLAPSLVANALLCIE
- the thiC gene encoding phosphomethylpyrimidine synthase ThiC; this encodes MSNTAKKSSRRETRAAASEYIYNLTGQPFPNSHKVYVEGTQNNIRVGMREITLSDTYIGGSDENPVYEPNEPLRVYDTSGPYTDPNFELDVRQGLAKFREQWIESRGDTELLESVTSRFTQQRMADEGLDHLRFEHLPKIRRGKAGKNVTQMHYARQGIITPEMEYVAIRENMGRKKIHAELLAAQHKGESFGASIPDFITPEFVRDEIARGRAILPNNINHPETEPMIVGRNFLVKVNANIGNSSVSSSIEEEVEKMVWSTRWGADTVMDLSTGRYIHETREWVVRNSPVPIGTVPIYQALEKVNGVAEDLTWEIFRDTLIEQAEQGVDYFTIHAGVLLRYVPMTAKRVTGIVSRGGSIMAKWCLAHHKENFLYTHFEDICEILKQYDICFSLGDGLRPGSIADANDEAQFSELRTLGELTKLAWKHDVQVFIEGPGHVPMHMIKANMDEQLKHCDEAPFYTLGPLTTDIAPGYDHITSGIGAAQIAWYGCAMLCYVTPKEHLGLPNKEDVKEGLITYKIAAHAADLAKGHPGAQERDNALSKARFEFRWHDQFNIGLDPERAREYHDETLPQESGKVAHFCSMCGPKFCSMKISQEVREYAKDLEARGIDPANAADTITIKMIDVEAQMKAKSDEFKKTGSEIYHKAI